A region of Streptomyces sp. NBC_01267 DNA encodes the following proteins:
- a CDS encoding MbtH family NRPS accessory protein, with protein sequence MFDEENGQFVVVVNQWNQMSIWPDSKQLPLGWHRAEFSGSKENCLNHIRETWQDISNGRLHRSIGQ encoded by the coding sequence ATGTTCGATGAAGAGAACGGCCAATTCGTGGTGGTCGTCAACCAGTGGAACCAGATGTCCATCTGGCCGGATTCGAAGCAGCTCCCGCTCGGGTGGCACCGGGCTGAATTCTCTGGAAGCAAGGAAAACTGTCTGAACCACATCCGGGAAACATGGCAGGACATTTCCAACGGTCGCTTGCATCGCTCCATCGGTCAATGA
- a CDS encoding non-ribosomal peptide synthetase, protein MSSAQQRLWFLQGMEPEGTAYHVKEVFRVSGPLDFVALSRAVDALVARHASFRTRFVEAAGVPSQVIEEAPADCESAGVLARNDMESDFARDGEGAVREFVDQVADEPFDLGTGPLLRLRLGRLAPQDHVLVVVAHHIVCDGWSMGLLLSELSELYRAERAGEPAELAEPDLQYVDFAVWERELLDAERTAEYLDYWTGHLSGAPALLQLPADKARTAALFPVSGICEFTVPDAVLKGLQALGNSSRSSMFMVLLASFQAFLSRLTGAEDLVVGVPLSGRTQEGAESVIGMFVNTLAIRGDLRNDPTVREFVARTRENVLAGQENGELPFERLVEALNPDRVSGVNPLVQVMFQLLDSEFSGELLLDGARAEKVLTPQQTTLFDLSLDMIHDEQGLRGSFNYSVDLFEAETVSRFAGYFLTLLTALAESGSARVSDLPLLRPGTERAVLDQYGRGPSVDVAPGATVLGFLHEQVAAQPQEVALEDADHQWTFGELGDAVDAVAAELGRRGVGRGDCVGLMAGRSGRLFIGMLGIIRAGAVLVPLDAKLSPERFRHMIEAAGVSLLVVDSGVGPEAVASSVPRLDLKGVAPLAQPLELALPQPSDLAYTVFTSGSTGLPKGVLVRHDSLANLFCSHRGSHFAAMAQFAGDVRLRVAHTLSISFDASWDQLLWMVDGHRLLVVDDETCRDTQLLLDFLRQERIDVLESTPSQLEQLVELGLLEGGHRPSLMVLGGEAVRPSLWARLAADPGVLAVNLYGPTEFTVDALGRTIAEGTVPVIGRPLARTQVLILGARGELVPPGVVGELYLSGPQLAVGYVGDPVQTAVRFVPNPYSDEPGARMYRTGDLGRFTVDGDVEFLGRADQQVKIRGYRIEPGEIESALLGHPCVRDVAVVARPDQHGRPRLISYAVATGVTSSELRDYSAGLLPDYMVPSAFVQVPEIPRNVSGKVSAAELPDPGEESFHVDYVAPRPGAEQVIAELFAEVLGVENVGSRDDFFHLGGHSLAAVRLATRIHTVMGTRILLQVLFENPTVAGLAALVQSESASEEPIPVLAGRTSGTMSFAQQRLWFVQQAALENATYNMVEAFRLDGELDIAAMSKAITAMVVRHEVLQTSYGAGDRFPLQTVDRDWRPDIVLLDLSGLDAEQAAERTRAFVLDVRAREYDLSRGPVFEAAVVKLAPTEHLLVFGIHHIACDGWSVKVILSEISELYRVYAEGGVPDLPRPSVQYLDFAVWERDPQRQRERAGQLRHYADELAEVPLTLELPLDHPRPPVRTGKGGTVRFTLSPEVTEALTTLGLRHRNTLFNVLLASFQVLVSRWSGQRDLLVGVPVAGRNRAELEGLVGFFVNTLPVRGDLRDDPTFEELLSQVRQATLSAYAHQDVPFDRLVEALNPARDLGVNPLVQVTCQLLEGEVAADLRLDGISVSPYQVDVASSRFDLSLDLSRHDGGLRGDLVYDADLFENASMGRLAECFQTLLHEVVRDPGRQVSELPLLSDAAAERLVREYGRGVRVPVTADTVIDALRARVQANPDQIALVDGDRAWSLAELEQAMDRLAARLRQEGTVPGEVVALSAERTAELVVGLLGIMSSGAVALPLDPAHPQERVAAMLTLAGVRRSVADAPDHRLQTTTTITFPGPADPLDITGTPGPSPSDPAYLAFTSGSTGLPKGVLISHGALANLLATHSARPVPAGRRLRVAHTASFAFDAAWDQLLWMIAGHELHIVGEETRTDAEALVEFTRQHAIDVLNVPPSFAEQLVEFGLLEGGHRPSLMVLGGEAVRPSLWARLAADPGVLAVNLYGPTEFTVASVHAVIAEGTVPVIGRPLARTQVLILGARGELVPPGVVGELYLSGPQLAVGYVGDPVQTAVRFVPNPYSDEPGARMYRTGDLGRFTVDGDVEFLGRADQQVKIRGYRIEPGEIESALLGHPCVRDVAVVARPDQHGRPRLISYVVPDERVDMSAERAAFVDSWLSVFEDTHETVKFAAQDADAAIKGWTDSFTGQDIPAPQMREWVSTTVDRIVALKPGRLLEIGAGTGLLVRPLCERADLSLYVATDFSEPSVELLNRIADEVRAGSPGLRLVAGRAEALGAPGLVDGAYDTVVINSVAQYFPSLMYVEQVIEEALPRLTAGGHIFLGDLRNGALLEAFFSLRQFLRNGADPDMRLADQVAQAIQADGELSIDPRYFVSLLDRLPRITGVEIAPRRGTSPNEMTLFRYDVILHVDCANEPGAEGWETKVPGFRQIEARLAVGTEPFGYRRVPNARLEEALRLRDAYGFTVAGEERPADLRGIDPESLWALGERYGWTTRIGWGQGDAYGTMDVCFSPPGRLGHFTTSDPLTRSGSGPAAVPRVRLLAPWMERKLTSVLRESLAGRLPDFMVPHEFVYLTDLTRSVSGKVSLSALPDSLRAYVPLAAEPSGAPAGDQADVIARVMGARLGVAALGRNDDFFAAGGDSLTAAMSVRDLRELGLNLSIRDVFRHKTPQQVSECLPQPVEDGR, encoded by the coding sequence ATGTCGTCCGCCCAACAGCGGCTCTGGTTCCTGCAGGGCATGGAGCCCGAGGGGACCGCTTACCACGTGAAAGAGGTCTTCCGGGTCTCTGGACCGCTGGACTTCGTGGCCCTCTCCCGGGCCGTGGACGCACTCGTGGCCCGGCACGCCTCCTTTCGCACGCGCTTCGTCGAGGCGGCGGGCGTGCCGTCCCAAGTGATCGAGGAGGCGCCCGCCGACTGCGAGTCCGCCGGTGTGCTGGCACGGAACGACATGGAGAGCGACTTCGCCCGGGACGGCGAAGGTGCGGTCAGGGAGTTCGTGGACCAGGTGGCCGACGAGCCCTTCGACCTCGGAACAGGTCCCCTGCTCCGGCTCCGGCTCGGCCGTCTCGCCCCGCAGGACCACGTCCTGGTCGTGGTGGCGCACCACATCGTCTGCGACGGCTGGTCCATGGGACTACTGCTGTCCGAGCTGTCCGAGCTCTACCGCGCTGAACGGGCCGGGGAGCCCGCCGAGCTTGCAGAACCGGACCTGCAGTACGTCGATTTCGCTGTCTGGGAGCGTGAACTCCTGGACGCGGAGCGCACGGCCGAATACCTGGACTACTGGACCGGGCATCTCTCGGGTGCGCCTGCCCTGCTCCAGCTCCCAGCGGACAAGGCACGTACGGCGGCCCTCTTCCCCGTGTCGGGGATCTGCGAGTTCACCGTGCCGGACGCTGTCCTCAAGGGCCTGCAAGCGCTCGGCAACAGCTCCAGGTCTTCCATGTTCATGGTGCTTCTCGCTTCCTTCCAGGCCTTTCTGTCCCGGCTGACCGGTGCGGAGGACCTCGTGGTGGGCGTCCCGCTGAGCGGGCGCACCCAGGAAGGCGCGGAATCGGTCATCGGCATGTTCGTCAACACGCTGGCGATCCGTGGGGACCTGCGGAACGATCCGACCGTCCGGGAGTTCGTCGCACGGACCAGGGAGAACGTCCTCGCCGGTCAGGAGAACGGGGAGCTTCCGTTCGAACGGCTCGTCGAAGCGCTGAACCCGGATCGCGTCTCCGGCGTCAATCCGCTGGTCCAGGTGATGTTCCAGCTCCTGGACTCCGAGTTCTCCGGAGAGCTACTGCTGGACGGAGCCAGGGCCGAGAAGGTCCTGACGCCGCAGCAGACGACGCTCTTCGATCTTTCGCTCGACATGATCCACGACGAACAGGGCTTGCGCGGCTCCTTCAACTACAGCGTCGATCTGTTCGAGGCGGAAACCGTCTCCAGGTTCGCCGGATACTTCCTCACCCTGCTCACGGCGTTGGCCGAATCCGGCTCGGCGCGCGTCTCGGACCTGCCCCTGCTCCGTCCGGGGACCGAACGTGCGGTGCTCGACCAGTACGGGCGGGGGCCCTCGGTCGACGTTGCTCCCGGTGCCACCGTTCTCGGCTTCCTCCACGAGCAGGTGGCCGCACAGCCGCAGGAGGTCGCACTGGAGGACGCGGATCACCAGTGGACGTTCGGTGAACTGGGCGATGCCGTCGATGCGGTCGCCGCCGAACTGGGCCGCCGGGGGGTCGGGCGAGGTGACTGCGTGGGTCTCATGGCCGGGCGGTCGGGACGGCTCTTCATCGGGATGCTGGGAATCATCAGGGCCGGCGCCGTTCTCGTACCGCTGGACGCCAAGCTCTCCCCCGAGCGGTTCCGCCACATGATCGAAGCGGCCGGGGTCAGCCTGCTCGTGGTCGACTCCGGGGTCGGGCCGGAGGCAGTCGCCTCCTCGGTGCCACGCCTCGACCTGAAGGGTGTGGCACCTCTCGCGCAGCCGTTGGAACTCGCCCTTCCGCAGCCCTCGGACCTTGCCTACACCGTCTTCACCTCGGGTTCGACCGGTCTGCCCAAGGGCGTTCTGGTCAGGCACGACTCCTTGGCGAACCTGTTCTGTTCACACCGCGGTTCCCACTTCGCCGCCATGGCGCAGTTCGCCGGGGACGTCCGGCTGAGGGTGGCGCACACCCTCTCCATATCCTTCGACGCGAGCTGGGACCAGCTGCTGTGGATGGTCGACGGGCACCGGCTGCTGGTCGTGGACGACGAGACCTGCCGGGACACCCAACTGCTGCTCGACTTCCTCCGCCAGGAGCGCATCGACGTACTGGAGTCGACGCCTTCCCAGCTCGAACAGCTCGTCGAGTTGGGCCTTCTCGAAGGCGGGCACCGTCCTTCGCTGATGGTTCTGGGTGGTGAGGCGGTACGGCCGTCGTTGTGGGCGCGGCTCGCGGCCGACCCGGGAGTGCTTGCGGTCAATCTGTACGGTCCTACCGAATTCACCGTGGACGCCCTGGGCAGGACGATCGCGGAGGGGACGGTTCCGGTGATCGGGCGGCCGTTGGCGCGTACGCAGGTGTTGATCCTGGGTGCGCGGGGTGAGTTGGTGCCGCCGGGTGTGGTGGGTGAGTTGTATCTGTCGGGGCCGCAGTTGGCGGTGGGGTATGTGGGTGATCCGGTGCAGACGGCTGTGCGTTTTGTGCCGAATCCTTACAGTGATGAGCCTGGTGCGCGGATGTACCGGACGGGTGATCTGGGCCGGTTCACCGTGGATGGGGACGTGGAGTTCCTGGGGCGTGCGGATCAGCAGGTGAAGATCCGGGGTTACCGGATCGAGCCCGGTGAGATCGAGTCGGCGTTGTTGGGCCACCCCTGTGTGCGGGACGTCGCGGTAGTGGCCCGGCCGGACCAGCACGGCCGGCCCCGCCTCATCTCGTACGCCGTGGCCACGGGCGTCACCTCCTCGGAACTGCGCGACTACTCAGCCGGACTCCTTCCCGACTACATGGTTCCGAGCGCTTTCGTCCAGGTGCCGGAAATACCACGCAACGTGAGCGGAAAGGTCTCCGCCGCCGAACTGCCCGACCCCGGCGAAGAGTCCTTCCACGTCGACTACGTCGCACCGCGACCGGGTGCCGAACAGGTCATCGCCGAACTCTTCGCCGAGGTCCTGGGCGTGGAGAACGTCGGTAGCCGGGACGACTTCTTCCACCTCGGCGGCCATTCGCTCGCCGCAGTACGCCTCGCGACCCGGATCCACACGGTCATGGGGACGAGGATCTTGCTCCAGGTCCTGTTCGAGAACCCCACGGTGGCCGGACTCGCCGCTCTCGTCCAGAGCGAGTCGGCGTCGGAGGAACCGATTCCGGTACTGGCGGGGCGTACGTCGGGCACCATGTCCTTCGCGCAGCAGCGCCTCTGGTTCGTCCAGCAGGCAGCTCTGGAGAACGCGACGTACAACATGGTCGAAGCCTTCAGGCTCGACGGCGAACTCGACATCGCCGCCATGTCGAAGGCGATCACGGCCATGGTGGTCCGGCACGAGGTGCTTCAGACCAGCTATGGAGCCGGCGACCGTTTCCCGCTCCAGACCGTCGACCGCGACTGGCGGCCCGACATCGTTCTCCTGGACCTCAGCGGTCTGGACGCCGAGCAGGCGGCGGAACGGACCCGCGCGTTCGTTCTCGATGTCCGAGCACGGGAGTACGACCTGTCCCGCGGCCCGGTCTTCGAGGCAGCCGTCGTGAAACTCGCCCCGACCGAGCATCTTCTGGTCTTCGGCATCCATCACATCGCCTGCGACGGATGGTCGGTCAAGGTCATCCTCTCGGAGATCTCCGAGCTGTACCGGGTGTACGCCGAAGGGGGCGTCCCGGATCTGCCCAGGCCGAGCGTCCAGTACCTGGACTTCGCGGTCTGGGAGCGGGATCCGCAGCGTCAGAGAGAACGTGCGGGGCAGCTGCGGCATTACGCGGACGAACTGGCGGAGGTACCGCTCACCCTGGAACTGCCCCTGGACCACCCACGTCCGCCCGTACGCACAGGAAAGGGCGGCACCGTCCGCTTCACCCTCTCTCCTGAGGTGACCGAGGCGCTGACCACGCTCGGGCTCCGGCACCGCAACACCCTGTTCAACGTCCTCCTGGCTTCCTTCCAGGTCCTGGTGTCCCGATGGAGCGGGCAACGCGACCTGCTGGTGGGTGTCCCCGTCGCGGGCCGGAACCGCGCGGAACTCGAAGGGCTGGTCGGCTTCTTCGTCAACACCCTTCCGGTCCGTGGAGACCTCCGTGACGATCCCACCTTCGAGGAGCTTCTTTCCCAGGTCCGCCAGGCCACCTTGTCGGCCTACGCCCATCAGGACGTACCGTTCGACCGGCTGGTCGAAGCGCTCAATCCCGCCCGCGACCTCGGGGTCAATCCGCTGGTGCAGGTGACCTGCCAGCTGCTCGAAGGAGAGGTGGCCGCCGATCTGCGGCTCGACGGGATCTCCGTGAGCCCGTACCAAGTGGACGTCGCCAGCAGCCGGTTCGACCTCTCGCTCGACCTCAGCCGCCACGACGGCGGTCTGCGGGGCGATCTCGTCTATGACGCCGACCTCTTCGAGAACGCGAGCATGGGCCGCCTCGCCGAGTGCTTCCAGACGCTCCTGCACGAGGTGGTCCGGGACCCTGGCAGGCAGGTGTCCGAACTTCCCCTGCTGTCGGATGCCGCGGCGGAGCGGCTGGTGCGGGAGTACGGCCGCGGTGTCCGCGTACCGGTCACTGCCGACACCGTCATCGATGCCCTGCGGGCCCGGGTGCAGGCGAACCCGGATCAGATCGCCCTGGTGGACGGGGACCGGGCCTGGAGCCTGGCCGAGCTGGAGCAGGCCATGGACCGGCTCGCCGCTCGCCTCCGGCAGGAAGGCACGGTCCCCGGAGAGGTTGTCGCACTGTCCGCGGAGCGAACGGCGGAGCTGGTCGTCGGGCTGCTCGGCATCATGTCGTCCGGAGCGGTCGCGCTGCCGCTCGATCCGGCACACCCGCAGGAGCGGGTTGCTGCGATGCTGACCCTGGCAGGCGTACGCCGGTCCGTCGCCGATGCCCCGGACCACCGGTTGCAGACCACGACCACGATCACTTTCCCCGGTCCGGCCGACCCCCTCGACATCACCGGAACACCTGGCCCTTCGCCGTCGGATCCCGCTTACCTGGCGTTCACTTCGGGATCCACCGGCCTGCCCAAGGGCGTTCTCATCTCGCACGGTGCGTTGGCGAACCTGCTGGCCACCCACAGCGCGCGGCCCGTCCCGGCCGGCCGGCGACTGCGCGTCGCACACACCGCGTCCTTCGCCTTCGACGCGGCCTGGGACCAACTGCTGTGGATGATCGCGGGACATGAACTGCATATCGTGGGCGAGGAGACCCGCACCGACGCCGAGGCGCTCGTCGAATTCACCCGGCAGCACGCGATCGACGTACTCAACGTTCCACCGTCCTTCGCCGAGCAGCTCGTCGAGTTCGGTCTTCTCGAAGGCGGGCACCGTCCTTCGCTGATGGTTCTGGGTGGTGAGGCGGTACGGCCGTCGTTGTGGGCGCGGCTCGCGGCCGACCCGGGAGTGCTTGCGGTCAATCTGTACGGTCCCACCGAGTTCACCGTCGCCTCCGTGCACGCGGTGATCGCGGAGGGGACGGTTCCGGTGATCGGGCGGCCGTTGGCGCGTACGCAGGTGTTGATCCTGGGTGCGCGGGGTGAGTTGGTGCCGCCGGGTGTGGTGGGTGAGTTGTATCTGTCGGGGCCGCAGTTGGCGGTGGGGTATGTGGGTGATCCGGTGCAGACGGCTGTGCGTTTTGTGCCGAATCCTTACAGTGATGAGCCTGGTGCGCGGATGTACCGGACGGGTGATCTGGGCCGGTTCACCGTGGATGGGGACGTGGAGTTCCTGGGGCGTGCGGATCAGCAGGTGAAGATCCGGGGTTACCGGATCGAGCCCGGTGAGATCGAGTCGGCGTTGTTGGGCCACCCCTGTGTGCGGGACGTCGCGGTCGTGGCCCGGCCGGACCAGCACGGCCGGCCCCGCCTCATCTCGTACGTCGTTCCCGACGAGCGGGTCGACATGTCCGCGGAACGCGCGGCGTTCGTCGACTCGTGGCTGTCGGTGTTCGAGGACACGCACGAGACCGTCAAGTTCGCGGCGCAGGACGCGGATGCGGCGATCAAGGGCTGGACCGACAGTTTCACCGGACAGGACATTCCGGCACCGCAGATGCGGGAATGGGTCTCCACCACGGTCGACCGCATCGTGGCGCTGAAACCGGGCCGTCTCCTGGAGATCGGAGCGGGAACAGGACTGCTCGTACGTCCGCTCTGCGAACGCGCCGATCTGTCGCTGTACGTGGCGACGGACTTCTCCGAACCCTCCGTCGAACTCCTCAACCGCATAGCCGATGAGGTGCGGGCGGGTAGTCCCGGGTTGCGCCTGGTGGCCGGACGGGCCGAAGCGCTCGGTGCCCCGGGGCTGGTGGACGGCGCATACGACACCGTGGTGATCAACTCGGTGGCCCAGTACTTCCCTTCCCTGATGTACGTGGAGCAGGTCATCGAGGAAGCCCTGCCCCGCCTGACTGCGGGCGGTCACATCTTCCTGGGTGATCTGCGGAACGGGGCGCTGCTCGAAGCGTTCTTCAGCCTCCGGCAGTTCCTGAGGAACGGGGCCGATCCGGACATGCGGCTCGCGGACCAGGTCGCCCAGGCGATCCAGGCCGACGGGGAGCTGAGTATCGACCCTCGATACTTCGTCTCGCTGCTCGATCGCCTCCCCAGGATCACCGGGGTCGAGATCGCACCGCGCCGTGGCACCTCGCCCAACGAGATGACCCTGTTCCGGTACGACGTGATTCTCCACGTCGACTGCGCGAACGAACCCGGCGCGGAGGGCTGGGAGACCAAAGTTCCGGGTTTCCGGCAGATCGAGGCGCGACTCGCCGTCGGGACGGAGCCCTTCGGATACCGCAGGGTGCCCAACGCCCGGCTTGAGGAGGCGCTGCGACTGCGGGACGCGTACGGGTTCACCGTCGCCGGCGAAGAACGCCCGGCCGACTTGCGGGGGATCGACCCCGAGTCGCTCTGGGCCCTGGGCGAACGGTACGGCTGGACGACCAGAATCGGCTGGGGTCAGGGCGATGCCTACGGAACCATGGACGTGTGCTTCTCCCCGCCGGGCCGGCTCGGTCACTTCACGACGAGCGATCCGCTCACCCGGTCCGGCTCCGGTCCCGCTGCGGTCCCGAGAGTCCGGCTGCTGGCGCCGTGGATGGAACGCAAGCTCACCTCGGTGCTGCGGGAGAGCCTTGCCGGCAGGCTTCCCGACTTCATGGTTCCGCATGAGTTCGTCTACCTCACCGACCTCACGAGGTCCGTGAGCGGGAAAGTGAGCCTCTCCGCACTGCCCGATTCGTTGCGGGCGTACGTTCCCCTCGCCGCAGAGCCTTCCGGCGCACCGGCCGGTGACCAGGCCGACGTGATTGCTCGGGTGATGGGCGCCAGGCTGGGCGTCGCGGCCCTCGGCAGGAACGATGACTTCTTCGCCGCGGGTGGTGACTCCCTCACCGCCGCCATGTCCGTACGGGATCTGCGTGAGCTGGGACTGAACCTCTCGATCCGGGACGTCTTTCGCCACAAGACCCCGCAGCAGGTCTCGGAGTGCCTGCCGCAGCCCGTGGAGGACGGCCGATGA
- a CDS encoding amino acid adenylation domain-containing protein has translation MFEYRADLHPDRCAVAAEDAELTYGELDGEANALAADLIARGVEPGQAVLSSFGRSAAALVAQLAVLKAGAVYVPVDPQSPPNRLRLIAERTSAVAVLSTPEGLRPLERVTVLRLPVVVARRSGVRPASRPCPADVAYIIFTSGSTGEPKGVVVSHRAITSTTLARLRHYEDPVRRFLMLWPLSFDASLGTIWWTLASGGTLELAPESLDGVMRAVDAVLGGRTRVSHTSMTPSHYLTALRRLPEPSTGPVVMLVAGEQCPAPLVAEHYRLQPGTRLYNSYGPTEAAVWCAGTELLAGADVTVGRAIPGAEILVLDDEGNEVPAGEPGEVCVRGAGLAEGYLGDRALTARRFVQHPAGVRYRTGDLGRLLPDGRLVILGRKDDQLKIRGRRIEPGEIEGVLHTHPGVAQAVVLAHQDRLVAYVVCAADSDDWQRELREFAGDWLPDYMTPHVVVVLDALPMKPNGKVDKQALPVPALQPTATGRAPRSPDEKALCGLVAEVLEVPDVALGNDFFELGGNSLLAMRLVSRARTVLHRELTVRSVFDHPVLEDLVAQLGEEPAVRRELVPVARPDLVPLSFAQRRMWFLNQIEGPGATYNIPFPLRLGGPLDRTALWAAIGDVVSRHESLRTVFPENGGEPYQRVLATDGAWPPEADVVECVPADVPRLQAEFENRRFDVSAEPPLRACLLRIAPDEHVLLLVLHHIACDGWSMAPLARDLVRAYTARTGGPVAPPEPLPVQYADFALWQREALGGTDIPDSLSSRQLDFWTTALAGIPDQLDLPCDYARPAHASFRGKVVDFRLDPELHRRMTEFAASAGVSVFMVMQAALAALLSRLGSGTDIPIGSPVAGRFDDSLDDLVGFFVNTLVLRTDTSGDPTFLELVARVREFDLNAFAHEDLPFENLVEALNPPRSLARHPLCQVVLAFQNNAVAKIRMPGLDVTALDWCLDVARFDLLVTVDEPPVSEGPRYGLDCGIEYATDLFDRRTVECLAECLVRMVEGAMGDPRLPIGSIDIGHFERVGSGTSLRDAVGDEARDVPAAPDGQADRRTKEEALCRLFADVLGIDEAGVDDDFFDLGGHSLLATRLVLRVRSEMGYELTVRELFDFPAVEALAGRLTRKAKKRPVPGASKNLGARDVR, from the coding sequence ATGTTCGAGTACCGGGCGGATCTCCACCCGGATCGTTGCGCGGTCGCGGCCGAGGACGCCGAGCTGACGTATGGGGAACTGGACGGTGAGGCGAATGCGCTGGCCGCGGACCTCATAGCGCGGGGCGTCGAGCCCGGCCAGGCCGTGCTTAGCTCCTTCGGTCGCAGCGCCGCCGCCCTGGTGGCCCAGTTGGCGGTGCTGAAGGCCGGTGCCGTGTACGTTCCCGTCGACCCGCAGTCCCCGCCGAACCGTCTACGCCTGATCGCCGAGCGCACCTCGGCCGTCGCGGTACTGAGTACGCCGGAAGGGCTGCGTCCGCTGGAACGCGTCACCGTACTCCGCCTGCCGGTGGTCGTTGCCCGGCGAAGCGGAGTCCGCCCGGCCTCCCGCCCCTGTCCCGCCGATGTCGCGTACATCATCTTCACCTCGGGGTCCACCGGCGAGCCGAAGGGTGTCGTTGTCTCCCACCGGGCCATCACCAGCACCACGCTGGCCAGGCTGCGACACTACGAGGACCCGGTCCGCCGCTTCCTCATGCTCTGGCCCCTGTCCTTCGACGCCTCGCTCGGCACCATCTGGTGGACCCTCGCGTCGGGCGGCACCCTGGAGTTGGCACCCGAGTCCCTCGACGGTGTGATGCGAGCAGTCGACGCCGTGCTCGGCGGCCGGACCCGGGTCTCACACACCTCGATGACTCCGTCGCACTACCTCACCGCGCTGCGTAGGCTGCCCGAACCTTCGACGGGCCCGGTCGTCATGCTGGTCGCTGGTGAACAGTGCCCGGCACCGCTGGTCGCCGAGCACTACCGGCTCCAACCGGGCACCCGCCTGTACAACTCCTACGGCCCGACGGAAGCCGCCGTATGGTGCGCCGGCACCGAACTCCTTGCGGGTGCCGATGTCACGGTCGGGCGGGCGATCCCGGGCGCGGAGATCCTCGTACTGGACGACGAGGGCAACGAGGTACCCGCGGGAGAGCCGGGGGAGGTCTGCGTCCGGGGCGCGGGGCTGGCCGAGGGCTACCTGGGCGATCGCGCGCTGACCGCGCGGCGTTTCGTCCAGCACCCGGCGGGGGTCCGGTACCGGACCGGTGATCTCGGCCGGCTGTTGCCCGACGGACGGCTGGTGATCCTTGGCCGCAAGGACGACCAGCTGAAGATCCGCGGGCGCAGGATCGAACCGGGGGAGATCGAAGGGGTCCTGCACACCCACCCAGGTGTGGCCCAGGCGGTCGTGCTCGCTCACCAGGACCGCCTGGTCGCCTATGTGGTCTGCGCGGCGGACTCCGACGACTGGCAGCGCGAGCTGCGGGAGTTCGCCGGCGACTGGCTTCCGGACTACATGACGCCTCACGTCGTCGTGGTGCTGGACGCCCTGCCGATGAAGCCGAACGGCAAGGTGGACAAGCAGGCGCTGCCCGTCCCCGCCTTGCAGCCCACCGCTACGGGGCGTGCTCCCCGTAGCCCCGACGAGAAGGCACTGTGCGGCCTGGTCGCGGAGGTCCTGGAAGTGCCGGACGTGGCACTGGGGAACGACTTCTTCGAGCTGGGCGGGAACTCCTTGCTCGCCATGCGCCTGGTGTCCCGGGCGCGGACGGTGCTGCACCGCGAACTGACCGTGCGAAGCGTCTTCGACCACCCGGTTCTCGAAGACCTTGTGGCCCAGCTCGGTGAGGAGCCGGCCGTACGTCGTGAACTGGTTCCGGTCGCCCGCCCGGACCTCGTACCGCTGTCTTTCGCCCAGCGCAGGATGTGGTTCCTCAACCAGATCGAGGGCCCCGGCGCGACGTACAACATTCCGTTCCCGCTGCGACTCGGCGGGCCGCTCGACCGCACGGCTCTGTGGGCGGCCATCGGTGACGTGGTGAGCCGCCACGAAAGCCTGCGTACGGTCTTTCCGGAGAACGGCGGGGAGCCGTATCAGCGGGTGCTCGCGACGGACGGGGCCTGGCCGCCCGAGGCCGATGTCGTCGAGTGCGTGCCGGCCGATGTGCCGAGGCTCCAGGCCGAGTTCGAGAATCGGCGCTTCGATGTCTCGGCCGAGCCCCCGCTGCGTGCATGTCTCCTCCGAATAGCCCCGGACGAACACGTCCTGCTGTTGGTTCTGCACCACATCGCCTGTGACGGATGGTCCATGGCTCCCCTCGCCCGGGACCTTGTCCGCGCGTACACCGCACGGACCGGGGGCCCGGTCGCTCCGCCGGAACCCCTTCCCGTCCAGTACGCGGACTTCGCGCTGTGGCAGCGGGAGGCGCTGGGTGGGACGGACATCCCGGACAGCCTGTCCTCGCGGCAACTGGACTTCTGGACAACGGCGTTGGCGGGAATCCCTGATCAACTGGATCTCCCGTGCGACTACGCCCGTCCGGCACACGCGAGCTTCCGTGGGAAGGTCGTCGACTTCCGGCTGGACCCGGAACTCCACCGCCGGATGACGGAATTCGCCGCGTCCGCCGGTGTGAGCGTGTTCATGGTGATGCAGGCCGCGCTCGCCGCTCTTCTCAGCAGGTTGGGCAGCGGGACCGACATTCCGATCGGAAGTCCGGTTGCCGGCCGGTTCGACGATTCGTTGGACGACCTCGTGGGGTTCTTCGTCAATACGCTGGTCCTGCGGACCGACACGTCGGGAGACCCCACGTTCCTGGAACTGGTCGCCCGGGTCCGGGAATTCGATCTCAACGCGTTCGCGCACGAGGATCTGCCCTTCGAGAACCTGGTCGAGGCGCTCAATCCGCCCCGCTCGCTCGCTCGTCACCCGCTGTGCCAGGTCGTACTGGCCTTTCAGAACAACGCCGTAGCGAAAATCCGGATGCCCGGCCTGGACGTCACGGCTCTGGACTGGTGCCTCGACGTCGCCCGGTTCGATCTGCTGGTCACTGTTGACGAGCCGCCGGTATCGGAGGGTCCGCGGTACGGCCTGGACTGCGGCATTGAGTACGCCACGGACTTGTTCGACCGGCGAACCGTGGAATGCCTGGCCGAATGCCTGGTCAGGATGGTCGAGGGGGCGATGGGCGACCCCCGGCTTCCGATCGGGAGCATCGACATCGGGCACTTCGAGCGGGTCGGCTCCGGGACGAGTCTCCGGGATGCCGTCGGCGATGAGGCCCGGGACGTCCCCGCGGCGCCGGACGGGCAGGCCGATCGGCGGACCAAGGAAGAAGCGCTCTGCCGGCTCTTCGCCGACGTCCTCGGGATCGACGAAGCGGGAGTCGACGACGACTTCTTCGACCTTGGCGGGCATTCGCTCCTGGCCACCAGGCTGGTCCTTCGGGTGCGGTCGGAGATGGGATACGAGCTTACTGTGCGGGAACTCTTCGACTTTCCCGCAGTCGAAGCCCTCGCTGGTCGGCTGACCAGAAAGGCGAAGAAACGCCCCGTACCGGGAGCCTCGAAAAACTTGGGAGCACGCGATGTTCGATGA